The following nucleotide sequence is from Hippopotamus amphibius kiboko isolate mHipAmp2 chromosome 11, mHipAmp2.hap2, whole genome shotgun sequence.
ATATGAATCTGCCTAAAACGAGTTTTTCTTTTGGTATCTCAAGTAGTAGGTATGTTGTTTAACAGTTACTACAATTTATGAAAACCAAGGGTCTAAAAACGTTCTTTGATTTTCTATAATTGATTTCAACTTAGTTCTTGAACTGttttttcatcaaatggaaaaAATTCAATCTAGACATTTTAAGATGATTTTCAGCCCCTTCTgacaaaacattttttgaggtagaatttcattcagatttaagAATCATTCTCCCCATGATAGCATCTATGTACAGGGGAAAGCCTACATGGGATGAGGGCAGTGGTGTGTGGTGAAGTGCATTTGGCATGTTTGCCTAATATGGTCCACATCAGGAGAATGAATGCCCTAAGCTCTGTTTCCAGACACCTATAAAGCTAGTGAGTGGACACTTGGGCTTCTCCCAGCTCTGCaactgaaaaaccaaaagcattcATAAGTAACTTTTCAGTGGAAACTACGGAAGTATGACTTTACCTCACTTCTTCCTTCCAAGTATCATATGAGTGCATCTGATTTGTTGATCTTAAATCACATCCTGAACCCTAGCTGCAAAGGAGAAGATGTTCATTTTAGATTTCCAGGCTCTAGAAGGAATGCTAGAAGGAGGGTGAAATGGGTGTTGAACACCAGTCCACCATATCCGTCACATCCATCACGCAGTCACAGCTGAGgagtggaggggaaggaggaggcattCACTTCTCGACTTGGATTAGTCTGATGTTGCTGGTCTCATGTGGTGTCTTGACAAAAATGGTGTACAAGGTTTTCTTCTGGCTCCTTTGTACTAGATGGTCCTTAGAAGAACAGCTGCACCCCCCTCTCAAGTTTCTCCAGAACTACATGTCAAACCCTGTTATGGGTAGAATTGTGctcaccacccccctccccccaaaagattgatatgttgaagtcctaaccagcAGTACCTCAGGACGTGGCCTTGTTTGAAATAGGGCCGTTAAAGAAATGATTAGATCCTGGAACActtgggcccctaatccaatgtgactagTGTTCGTAtataaaggggaaatttggacacagacttGTTTGCAGGGAGCATGCCATGTGAATATGAAATGGCCATCTACAAGTTGAGGGAAGAGACCTGGAACACATCCTTTTCTCATGGCCCCGATTCCCCCAGCACCTTTATTTTGGACTTctcacctccagaactttgagcCAGTACATTTGTGTCGTTTAGGCCACATAGTTTGTGGTGGCTTTGTTTGAGCAGTCCTATCAGATATTACAAACCCCTTCTTGATGCATGCTTTTTCACTCAGCCTAGCAGTCTCCTGGTGTTATAAACCAGCTCTTAATCCTCAGTTAACCTCTGCATCCCTTCACTCAGGGTCATGAAAGCTGGCTGGGTCCTCTTCTGTGCCCTCTGATAATTATGAGGAAGTAAAAAGGGGTGGCTTCTTGCCCTGCTGACATGGATAAGACTCAAGCTTGAGAAATCTACAGACAAAAGGGAGCCCAGTGACCTACTTGGAGCATCACTCAAACCTTACCCAGGACTTTCTTGGGGACATCCCACTTCTCCCAAGAATAGTCACGATGGGAGGAGGAGCATTGTTCTCTGTGGTGACTTTGTGTTATGTCAACTTGAGTACTCTGTAGGCATGTGTCCTGGAATTCCTTCCTACATCGTTCTGGCTTAGGATGACATGAGATTGGGAAGGTGGAGGTGAAGCAAGAGCTACATTCACACAGAGAAAGTCTTTGTGAGGCCAGCATTGCAACTCAGCCTCATCAGGATAAGCTCTGGAAGCTTGTTGATGTGGAGTAGAAGTTGGGCCATAGCTCTGTCCGGCCCGACCACACCTCCTCATTCAGCTCTCTAAATCCTGTATTGGGTTTGTGTGCAGCTCCATTGCCAAATGCACCAGCCCTTCTGTAGGCCACCTGTACTATGACGTCAGACGCTTGAAGTTGGTAAGAGACTGACTGCTCTCTGACATCTACTCCATTTTTCAAGGTGGCCACAAGATCACCCAACCACATGCCCTTCTTATCTCAGTATGTTCCCTCCCCTTGAGTCTCGGCAGGCCTGTGACAGAATGGTGTTACATGACTTCCAAGACTAGGTCATTGAAAAGCAGTGTTTACCTGTCTCTTGGGACACTTGCTTTGCCACATGTGAGGGATCCCAGTCCACATGGAGAGGCCACCTGTAGGtcctccagctgacagccagtGTCAGCCATCACACATGTGAGTGAGGAAGTGACTCCAGCCCCAGAATCATCTAACCACAACTGCCTGAGAGACTCTGAGCTAAGCCACGCCAAATCccagaatcaaaaaataaataaatgaattttttaaaatcctggaatcatgaaaaataaaacataataattgttgtttaaagccactaaCTTTTGGTATGATTTTCCTAATAAACAACTGGATCACTCACTTAACTTTTCCTCTACCTATTCACAACTCTTATCTCCTAAAATTCTGTCTTGCTGTTCTCCCAACCACATTCAACATCTGAATCTCTAGTAAGGGAGAAGAAAATCAATTGTTCTGGTTTGAATATTAGTccagatagtttttaaaaattttatttcaagttgTGAATATATGTGTTTTTTATGCCAGAAGGTGAGAAAAGAACTCTGTTCAGTGTTTCAGATTATTGTCGCATGTCACTGTTTTACAGATACAAAGACTTAATaggtatgtattttaaaagacattttataaacACTTCCCAgcaatagatgaatgggtaaacaaaatgtggcaagtacatataatggaatattattcagccataaaaatgaatgaaattctgacacatgctacaatatggatgaaccttggaaagctaaatgaaataagccagacacaaaaagacaaatactgtgattCTGCTTACATGGAGTACTTAGAGtgggcaaattcatagagacagaaaggggaATGGTGGTGACCAGAACTGCGAGGAGAAGGAAACGAGTTATTGCTTAAAGACTACCAAGTTCCTATTTGGGATAAAgataaagttttggaaatagatcATGGTGATCATTACACAACAGAAGTACGGTGGGGAATGTACTTAATGCAACTGAATAGTATGCTTAAAAAAGTGGATAAAATAGTATATTTCATGCTttatgttttttaccacaattttttaagaaGACTATGAACACTTGTTTCTCTTTGACTTATCTGACAAATCAGTTTGACAAATACCTGATGAATTGCTTCCAAGTACCGGGCACTCTGGTAGGCAGTGAGACTACAAAAGGGTTAAGACACAGTCACAACCCTGTAGTCAAAATCCTACTTATTCTGAAAGGCCTAGTGTAGATGCAATGACTTCCTccattaatttaatttctttgaataaatgtgTTGTTAGTGACTGTGTGAAGGATTTAAGAATGTGAAGGATGTAAGAATAACtcatggttcctgccctcaaagaaTCTACTGTTTACTTAGGGAGACTGAACATGCACACTAAAAGATAAGAGCACTACCTTGTCCTATTTTTTTGGTGACAAATAAATACTAGCTGATAGAAGATCCTTGAGAagttgagagggaaaaaaatggagcaaagaGGGAAAGGCAGTATGAGCACATTTGGAGGATGATGGTAGTAGCTAAGTGAATAgtttttatagttgatttatatataatttagaacttaattttatcttaaaatattatcttgAAAGGATGATATCTAAAGAAGGTacaaatcataaaaaatatatacatgtccTCAATAAGGCTcaggttctttttgtttttctttacctgttctatatattgtgttactttttattcttattttgatgatatttcttttctgttaaggacattattacattttctaaatttcctaATCTTTATCCTTTCAGGAAAACAAAGTCAAGCCAGCTAATTTAACCTCTAAACAAAAGTTCAGGTCCTCTGTGGCTCAGGCCCCTTCCATGAGACCTGCCCAGGCTCAGAGTCTTGCACCACGTTCAGCAGCTCTGGACCACAAGGTGGAGCTTTCAGTCAGCCAGCCAAAGCCCTGCGTGTGCTCAGCTCTGCACCTCCAGCCAGAATCTGTTCAGAGCAGAAAGGAATCCCTGTCTGACAAGGCAGCACAAATACATCTGGAAGTACCAAAGCTCAACAGAGGAAATACTCAAGTTCAAGACAAAAATGTTAGCTCCCCATGTAATGTTACCCCTAAATTCATACCAGTTTTCAAAAATCGACCATTACAGATGAACAAAAATATCTTAGAACCTGACAacctgaaaagaaaacaacatgttGTTGAAGAATCTAAGTTGCTTTCACTTAAAACTAGTGTGATCCAGGAAGATAAACTGAAATCAGATCCAGTTGTTAAAAAAAGGTCTAATCGCAGCACTCAGATAAATGCTAGAAATTTAAATCTGAAGACCTCTAGATCTCTGCAGGGAAAGAGCACCGAGTCCTGTGAAAATATGGCAAAAAATCCCCCTTCTAATGGAAAATCATCAATTGTGAGTTTAAATGAAAGTAGACAACTATCTAATAGTTCAGTATTTCAGATGTCAAATCACAAGTTAGATATGATAAAAAGTGCTGTTGACTTCCAAGtgagtggaaaagaaaatttgaCAAGCAAATATATAACACAAATTTTAGGGAAAGGCCATGAGTCactaaaagtgaaaagacaaccacaCATTTTTGAATTAGACACAGAAACAGAAGATTCTCAAATGCTACAGCAACAATTATTTGATCAAACTAAAGAAACTGATGTAAGTGACCACCGATTAATAGTGAGCAGAACAGCCCACAGGTCTAAAAGGAAATTATGTCAGGACTCTTCAAAAACGTcagagaagcctcactccaataCTGTCCATTATGGACAATCCAGATCTTCTAGGAACCAggtaaaaaacaattttaatctgGGGACGTTGATCACGATAGACCTTTAAAACCcctaaataaagatttaaatgatttgcccaagaagcacattaagaaacaaaatatctaCTCTAACACAACTGCAAGTATATACAGTTAATCTATAACCAAATGTAATTCTTCAATCTGGTTACAGATACCTAACTTGGACAAGTCAGAACCTAAGAAATCTCTCATCATTCCCAAAGCTTAGGACATGGatgtgaaagaaggaaatatcCACCAGGTAACTTAGGTGatatcttttgatttatttttcattacctTAGCCAAATTGGAATTACCAAGTTTAGGGATCCCCAATCTCGTGTACCAAAGGAGCTACTTTTAATTCCCTGAAGCCTTAAAATCAGCAAGGAAATAGTAAATGGTGGGAACAGTACAGCCCTTGACTAGGGACTGTACACAGCAACTGTAACATGTTGTAAAAGCCCCTAAAGAGGGATGAGGTAGAGAGAGGTCCCATCACTGGCTCCCACCCACTCTTTTCTGGGGTCTTTGCAGATTAAGAAGAAGGTACAGCAGCAGGAGACCACATAAAGATATAGGATTTCAGAAACATTTGAACACCAGACTTCTGGACTCTTACCCAAGATAATTAACCTTAAATAATGATTCAAAAGTTAATCATTAAGTTCGAGTTTACTCCAAAATTTTTTGCAGTGCTGGCTCAAGTTAAACTTGAGATTTAGCTAATGCTGAGTCCACAGCACTGAAATCACAAATCCATGCATCTGGAAGTTGCATTTTATTCTGTTCTGCTATCTGTTTAATCTGAGAAGAAACATATTAAACCCTAAAATATCCACAAATACTTTTTTTGTGTAGAACTATAGGAATATTTTCAATTCAAATTTATTATGAACAAACTAGAAAGCatgttcttattttctcttccaaatGCTGTTTCTTTCTATAATTGAGTTTTCAGCCTGATTTGAATTAACGAAAAGGTACTGAAgtctattttcatgtattttataatgttatgtttCATGTAATTTTTGATGTCCTGCTATACGCAGTCAGTAGGTGattgaggaaaaaatacatgtgCTAGAATAGAattccttgaaatttttattttcatttttaaaaataaatcaaatctcTATATTTCATATTGGTTTAGAAGTATAGCATTTTCCTACTTTGCATTACTTAAGACCTAACAcaatttttaacaattaaaaaatcatttcatctgctagaaagaataatataatgagaaaaatcatagGATATCATTAATAGAAAAGAACTTCCCCcagtataaaattaatatatctccctgtaaaattgttaaataatacaaaacagtttcaagaaaaaagtaaaaaaaatttaaaaaccatgtgTAATTCCTCTTTGCAGAGATAACCACTCTGAACAGTGGATGGATACACACGTAGTCCTGTGAAcatggaatcaggctccctgtgCTGCTGTGGAAActcttttttcactcaacagGTTTTTTCATAGTTGGATAGTATTCCATAGCATGAGGACACACTGTATTTAACTCTCCCTACTGACTGACGTTTAAGTTGTTCACAACCTTTCACTATAACAACAATGTCATATAATTAGTCTAGTACAGATCTTTGCAAAATGTTCAGTTATATAGTAGTTTGTTAGttggaaatatctttattttgcctttacaatttttattattgaaatttatttgaattcattattttactGTTGAAATTTTCAAACCACACAATGTGCAGATAATAGTATAAAAAAACCTCTGAATATTTATCACTCTGCTTCAGCAACTATTAATATTTTGCCACTCTGTTTCATCTGTTACTCACAGATACACTTTTTTTAACTATACTATTTTAAATTCAATACATCATATAGGTTTAACCCATAAATACTTTAGTGTATATCTTTTACAGATAAGGTAAAgcatagttttaaagaaaaaaaaagaatgtgtatatatacattaaatttGGAGGGGGTCTGCTGTATCTTTCATTCActaaatttcattttagtttaaatATGCAAACTAACAGGAAgccctcaataaaaataaaatctatttcacAGAACTATAGCCTTCAATCATATAATCAAAATATTGGAGGGAGATTTATTTGTCCAGCCTTATTCATCAAGCATATGCTATGTGCAGGTAGTAGGCTATTCACTGGGTTACTGAAATGATGAGACTGCAATAGGCTATGTGATCTAGTCTCCACAAACCCATTCTGGGTTGCTGGCAAAGACGTAGGAGTGTAAATGTATTGAAGCAAATGTCAACAATGACATTTGGTCCATGTTACAAATAAATGATCTAACATATaaaaagagggaaacagaaaTGGAGCTTCTCTCCTACCTAGTATTATTTTCTGGCTTTCAAACattttagatatttaatttataaaacatgatATAATTGTTGTggtaagatatttaaagaaaccaaaaatccTCATTATATTCCACTGAAATAatccttcatttaaaaagagCCAGCAGAGAGTTAAGTATAAGTTGAACTTAGATTTTTTTAGTGTGATTTACTGCTTTTGCTACTTCACTAAAGCATTGCAGTTAAAGGCAAAAATGAATACAAACTTTACTTcaaaattgtaaatataattCTTACTCTTGAAATTGTGCCTTGCTAATTTACTGTATACCTTTACTGTAAATGTTTCTACTTTCCagaattatctctattttacaattattttaccATTTTCATAGGGAAACACATCTGGTTTAAAGCCTATTTTGAGTGTGCCTGTCTCATTCTAAAACTAGTATGATAGATAACTAGTAGACTGCAGTAAAAAGTGGTATGTCACTTTGTGAGGCTAtggtgaaagtgtttgtttatgAAAGTGCTGTTGATAAGGATATATATTTGGTCACTTGGTCAGTCGTCCGCAACATGTGCTCATTCTTGAAACCAGCCTTCTTTCTGCTCCATGTATCTCTAGGCTGCCTCCCTGCTACTGTCCAGTTGTCATGCCTCAGGCAATAAAAACTTAGTTTACTATTAGACttagcaaaataatttaaaaagacaaatccaCTGCTTAAGTAGTGTGTAGTGTCTCTCAATTCTTTATATAAATAATCCTGATAGCCCCACCTCCACTCTGTTAGTGTCTAAAACTTAGAATTTATATGAAAGCATTTCTTTAGGTAAATATTAACCTACATGGCAAGGCCTGCTAATGTTAGCATCAGGTTATTTTCTTGAGTAAAGTaggtttatttttcatcttacaGTGTTTATCCTAgtgaaaatttaccaaaaaatatgtatacacatataacataaatacatatgcatgtatgtgtgtgcatatatatgtatatgatttacCATAAAGacaaattgattgattgattatttaCTAGTCCATGTTCAGAGACAAGGGTCCTGACCAAACTGTCGTGCTCAAATTCACTGGAAGAATCAATGgagattttcattcatttcaaagatTATAATTTTGAAAGCCAGAATAATTCCAAATCTAATTAAGGAAAACTAATTGTACTTGCTTGTTTAAACTTTTGGTAATTTATATGCATTGTGGAATATCCCTCACCCTGCCCCCAAATTATTCTTCACATTCCAATTGTATGTCAGTTTTAGAaccattataattttaaaatcataaacaaaTGATTTTGTTTGCCTATGTATAGAACCTTAAAAGATCAGCCATTACATTTAAAAACCGAGTGTGCTGAAATTAATGCTAAAAGTCACCTTCATAGAAATGTAAAGAAACTTTTACTGTACCtttcatatttcaaatttcagttttttgCTTACTGtattactatttcttttatttatattttattagatattactatattatattatacattattatatattattttatttatatttgatttgTTGCTTACATagcaaataagtaaaaaataggGGTTAGTCAGTGATTAGCTTTTATCTGATTAACCAGTTCACTAACCAGTTTTTGCTCTCTATTTCAAATTGCACATCATCTGTTATTATGCTGGAACTGACAATATATTGGGTATTTATTGATACTTAAGAATGGTCAGTATTGATAAATGCTTAAAGATGTTATGGTTATTATCTATTGGTGCTTAAAATATTCATGTTGTGTCCTATGTAGTATCATAGtgtcttaattttaattaaaaggtaTTTCAAATAGAGGTATTTTTCTGTGTCAGAGTGACTCTATAGGAATGGAAAGGCTTAGATAAATTACAGATTCTTTTACCTGTGTGGTTCCCTTTCTTCACATGCATTTGCTGCTGGGCCCATGTAAACTATTTTAGATTTTCACCACTTAACAAAACCTTTATTCTCAAagtctttcattctttcattcagcagacatttatttagtatttgcTGTGTGCCAAGAGCTATTGTAGATGCTTAAGATATATCAGTGAACATTGGCAGGGAGAGACAGACGATAAACATAACAAGTAAATTATATAATGCATTAGAAAGTGACAAgtttaggcaaaaaaaaatataacaaaataaggGACGTGGTTTAGGTAGGCTTCCTTGAGCAAAGAcatgaaggaggagagggagttaGCCATATGGATATCTGAAGGATGAGCTCTCCAGGCGTGAGGAACAGCCTATATTTTCAGGGAGACATCAGGGAGCCCAGAGTGGCTAGAGAGGAGAGGCCAGGAGATAAGACCTGATCAAGAACATGTACTTTTACCCTGAGGGAAATGGAGTTGGGACCAGAGGGGTGACAGATCTGACTTAGATTTCAGCGGATCGCTCTGACTGCTGTGTTGAGACTAGACCTGGGTAGAGAAGAGTTCAGGAGAAGAAACAGCGAGACCTGCTGAGAGGCCATTGCAGGAATCCAGGCAAAGATGGACGTGGCTGTAGCAGAGGAGGAGATGAGAAGCTGACTCTGGGTGTGTTGTGAAGGGTAAGGCCCACGGGATTGgagatgtgagagaaagagagctgTTGAGGATGACTCCAGGGCTTTTGGCTTGATCGCTTGGGAAGACGGAACTGTTATCAGCTGAGATGAAGAGCAGCAGGCTTTGGAGCAAGAGGAGGACTGGGGATTGACCATTTCACAACGTGGAAGTCATTGTTGACCCTGACAAGCAATTTCTGTGTCATGATGGAGGTGAAAGCCTGACTGGGTAAGTTAAGAGAGAAGAGGGGACACAGCAGGAATTGGAAGTCATGAGTGTAGACAGCTCACTTGAGTCACTGGTGGACTTTTCTAACTCCTTGTCTTCATTTACagcttaacaatattgtctttcaATTACCCCTTTCTTGAAACACTGTTCTCCCATGGCCTCTGTAATCTTACATCTCTGAACAcagtttttgtgtttcctttACTCACTGGCATTGAATACCCCAGAGACCTTGAGAGGTGAACAGTGGTTATGCCTGACACTTTTGGGACATGGGAGGAACAGGATGAAGGACATTCcaaagaaaagaactaaaatgAGCAAAGGCTCGATGAAGTTACACGTGTTTAAGGAACACCGAATACTGCTTCTGGTGTGGTTAGCATGTGCTTCATACAGGGACCAGAATGAGTGCAGACTGGGCCATGGTGGTCATGGAGAGTTTTAGGCATGTAGAAATCATTTGGAGACTGTTCCAGAAACCTAATCCAGGAGCAGAGAGTGGAGAATAAGATGGTACTGACAGACCTAGAAATGGCTGGTCAGGGAAACTTGCTGTTGATGTTGCATGCTGGAGAGGTAGGCTCAGAGATGAAGCTGGATTTTCAAGCTTGAACACTGCAGGAAGAGCATTccctttaaaaatgcagaaatgaggacttccctggtggtgcagtggttagaagtccacctgccaatgcaggggacatgggtttgatccctgatccaggaagatcccacatgccacagagcaggtaagcccatgcaccacaactactgagcctgactctagagcctgcaagccgcaactcttgagccctcgagccacaattgCTGAAGCCTGCaggtctagagcctgtgctccgcaacaagagaagccgccataatgagaagcctgctcactgcagcaaagagtagcccccactcgcctcaactagcgaaagcctgtgtgcagcagcaaagacccaacacagccaataagtaagtaaataaataaataaataaatttatttatttaaaaaatacagaaatggagGAGTGGTAGGGAAGATGTAACAGGAAGGTGACTCATCCCGTCCATCATAAACTGGGTTGGACTGAATCAATAGACAACCTGATTAAAACTCAGGACATGGTATCGTTTGGGGAGTCATCCACATAGAAATTTTAGTTGAAGGCATGTGTGAGCCTATAAGCAGCGAAAAGAAGAACCCAAATGACAGTTTTGAGGACAGGATATTGATGCATAAGgaatgggggagagggagaaggtgcagagaaaagCAGTCAGGAT
It contains:
- the C11H18orf63 gene encoding uncharacterized protein C18orf63 homolog, which codes for MNDSRQQSLFFVTLPDLHKLCAVRVMLSSGVADTEIRSKQMKICRQLLFLHQDILASPVPGIFTQIWVVMAIPFYKAGKLNAYIEKYGAKVEAPQQVIPVILQNCLSYSLTARLAPAWNKAGHLLIQGREFLSQMGKQSAVVLDINVTETQVCLSIEAYTIRLPPPQLREFDISQSIIKDFETNKNAVIEGHSILSNWCYVLPSMKMGQIISILHTTPPDCPFHSYEDFQMHWDDLYGYKLPEDCGTIKIYCSIFFKMIGRRIFTYPLSCIRSQPIQFFPRVDMEGVLKSFLSDLKSKLPHICGFPIKMTTKPCYYTQELTKLHLQENKVKPANLTSKQKFRSSVAQAPSMRPAQAQSLAPRSAALDHKVELSVSQPKPCVCSALHLQPESVQSRKESLSDKAAQIHLEVPKLNRGNTQVQDKNVSSPCNVTPKFIPVFKNRPLQMNKNILEPDNLKRKQHVVEESKLLSLKTSVIQEDKLKSDPVVKKRSNRSTQINARNLNLKTSRSLQGKSTESCENMAKNPPSNGKSSIVSLNESRQLSNSSVFQMSNHKLDMIKSAVDFQVSGKENLTSKYITQILGKGHESLKVKRQPHIFELDTETEDSQMLQQQLFDQTKETDVSDHRLIVSRTAHRSKRKLCQDSSKTSEKPHSNTVHYGQSRSSRNQIPNLDKSEPKKSLIIPKA